One window from the genome of Kryptolebias marmoratus isolate JLee-2015 linkage group LG1, ASM164957v2, whole genome shotgun sequence encodes:
- the LOC108241830 gene encoding cyclic nucleotide-gated channel cone photoreceptor subunit alpha, whose translation MDTQNQMSLAGIRLLSRLSHMTSFGRNSVGPGESRLSGATADVTMGSRSIHVLDIQRPLASHNVNNSNNNDGKKDDKKDDKKDEKKDDKKDDKKEEPKEVWIMDPATDFYYFWLCTISIPVFYNLMFLVARSCFNELQYTNLTLWLALDYSSDLIYCADIFVRARTGFLEQGLLVKDAKVLKDKYKKTRQFKLDILSIIPTDVVFFKIGIHNPEWRFNRLFRLARLFEFFDRTETRTNFPNIFRIGNLVLYIIIIIHWNACLYFAISKVLGFGSDTWVYPNINNSVNAALFRQYIYCFWWSTLTLTTIGETPPPVRDIEYFFVVADFLIGVLIFATIVGNVGAMISNMNAARVEFQAKIDSIKQYMQFRKVTKDLEARVVKWFDYLWTEGKTCDEKQVLKNLPDKLKAEIAINVHLETLRKVRIFQDCEAGLLIELVLKLQPQVFSPGDYICKKGDIGREMYIIKEGKLAVVADDGITQFVVLSDGAYFGEISILGIKGSKAGNRRTANIRSVGYSDLFALSKDDLMEVLIEYPDAKYALEEKGRAILMKDNLIDESLVTAVDAKDLENKVNQIEHSVDVMTNKFRKLMSQYESSQRKLVQRLCNLSNQVLTLRDDE comes from the exons ATGGACACCCAGAATCAGATGTCTTTAGCTGGGATAAGACTGCTGTCCAG GCTGTCACACATGACGTCCTTTGGGAGGAACAGCGTCGGTCCAGGAGAGTCCAGGCTGAGCGGAGCCACTGCAGATGTTACCATGGGGAGCAGGAGCATCCATGTTCT AGATATTCAGAGGCCCCTGGCTTCACACAACGTGAATAACTCCAACAACAATGATGG tAAGAAAGATGACAAGAAAGACGACaagaaagatgaaaagaaggatgacaaaaaggatgacaaaaaagaagagcC GAAAGAGGTGTGGATCATGGATCCTGCCACAGATTTCTACTACTTCTGGCTGTGCACAATATCCATTCCCGTGTTTTACAACCTGATGTTTCTGGTGGCCAG ATCATGTTTTAATGAATTGCAATATACAAACTTAACACTGTGGTTGGCTTTGGACTACAGCTCAGACCTAATCTACTGCGCTGACATCTTTGTTCGAGCTAGGACAG GTTTTCTGGAACAAGGACTGCTTGTAAAGGATGCAAAGGTCCTGAAAGACAAGTACAAGAAAACGCGTCAGTTTAAACTAGACATCTTGTCAATCATTCCTACTGATGTCGTGTTCTTTAAAATTGGAATCCACAATCCAGAGTGGAGATTCAACCGTCTCTTTAGGCTAGCACGGCTCTTCGAGTTCTTTGATCGGACTGAAACGCGAACCAATTTCCCAAACATCTTCCGAATTGGTAATCTGGTCCTTTACATAATCATCATTATACACTGGAACGCCTGCCTGTACTTTGCCATCTCCAAGGTGCTTGGCTTCGGCTCAGACACTTGGGTTTATCCCAACATCAATAATAGTGTGAATGCCGCCCTGTTCAGGCAGTACATCTACTGTTTTTGGTGGTCCACGCTCACCTTGACAACTATTGGTGAAACTCCACCTCCAGTCAGAGACATAGAGTACTTTTTTGTGGTAGCCGACTTCCTCATTGGAGTTCTGATCTTTGCAACAATTGTAGGCAACGTTGGCGCCATGATTTCCAACATGAATGCTGCACGTGTCGAGTTCCAAGCGAAGATTGACTCCATCAAGCAATACATGCAGTTCCGGAAGGTCACCAAGGATCTGGAGGCTAGGGTGGTGAAGTGGTTTGACTATCTGTGGACGGAGGGGAAGACTTGTGATGAGAAACAGGTGCTGAAGAACCTGCCTGACAAGCTGAAGGCAGAGATAGCTATTAATGTCCACCTGGAGACCCTGAGAAAGGTGCGCATCTTTCAGGACTGCGAAGCGGGTTTGCTCATTGAGCTGGTCCTGAAACTTCAGCCTCAGGTCTTTAGTCCTGGTGACTACATCTGTAAAAAGGGGGACATTGGCAGGGAAATGTACATCATCAAAGAAGGGAAGCTGGCTGTCGTGGCAGACGATGGGATTACCCAGTTCGTGGTCCTCAGTGATGGTGCATATTTTGGAGAAATCAGCATACTTGGGATCAAGGGCAGTAAGGCAGGAAATCGAAGAACAGCCAACATCCGCAGTGTTGGCTACTCTGATCTATTTGCTCTCTCCAAGGATGATCTGATGGAAGTACTCATAGAGTATCCTGATGCTAAATATGCTCTGGAGGAGAAGGGAAGGGCCATCCTAATGAAAGATAACCTCATAGACGAGTCACTGGTCACTGCTGTAGATGCCAAAGATTTGGAGAATAAAGTCAACCAGATTGAACACAGTGTGGATGTGATGACGAACAAATTTAGAAAGCTAATGAGCCAGTACGAATCTTCTCAACGTAAACTCGTGCAGCGGCTCTGTAATTTATCAAATCAGGTCCTAACCCTCCGAGATGATGAGTGA